One window of Hyphomicrobiales bacterium genomic DNA carries:
- a CDS encoding glycosyltransferase family 1 protein gives MKLVIVTDAWHPQVNGVVRTLDRTREELVKLGHEVAIVSPQSFFTVPCPTYPEIRLSVATKYDMALEIEKYAPDHIHIATEAMLGMAARGYCLSKGLNFTTSYHTRFPEYLSARVPIPLHWSYAYLRRFHNSGIGCMVATKTLEQDLMSHGFRNLRRWSRGVDADFFKPERRIDRGFKGPVQLYVGRVAVEKNIEVFLQTNVPGTKMIVGDGPARSELSKRFPDAKFLGVKTGDELADIYACADVFVFPSRTDTFGIVLLEALASGVPVAAHPVMGPIDVVGEHHDIGVLNNDLNDAIRGALKGDRNACRNFALQRSWTKTAELFIDNIETSRATCFSSFTA, from the coding sequence ATGAAGCTCGTTATTGTTACAGATGCGTGGCACCCGCAGGTGAACGGGGTTGTTCGAACTCTTGACCGCACACGCGAAGAACTCGTGAAGCTTGGTCATGAGGTCGCGATTGTTTCACCGCAGAGTTTTTTCACTGTGCCGTGTCCGACCTATCCTGAAATCAGGCTCTCGGTTGCGACAAAATATGATATGGCGTTAGAGATAGAAAAATATGCCCCTGACCATATACACATTGCCACTGAAGCGATGTTGGGCATGGCAGCGCGGGGCTATTGTCTGTCTAAGGGGTTAAATTTCACTACCAGTTATCACACGAGGTTTCCAGAATATTTGAGTGCACGAGTGCCTATTCCACTACACTGGAGTTATGCTTATTTGCGCCGGTTTCATAATTCCGGCATAGGCTGCATGGTCGCGACCAAAACACTTGAACAAGATTTAATGTCACACGGTTTTAGAAACCTGAGGCGCTGGTCGCGCGGTGTTGATGCTGATTTTTTTAAGCCTGAACGCCGCATAGATCGCGGCTTTAAAGGTCCAGTCCAGCTTTATGTGGGGCGGGTTGCAGTTGAAAAAAATATTGAAGTATTTTTACAAACAAATGTGCCCGGTACAAAGATGATCGTTGGTGACGGGCCAGCGCGATCTGAGCTGTCCAAACGCTTTCCAGATGCAAAATTTCTAGGTGTTAAAACTGGCGATGAGCTCGCTGACATTTATGCTTGTGCGGATGTTTTTGTTTTTCCAAGCAGGACTGATACATTTGGCATTGTTCTTTTGGAGGCGCTTGCAAGTGGCGTTCCTGTGGCGGCTCATCCTGTGATGGGGCCGATTGATGTTGTGGGTGAACATCATGACATTGGTGTTCTCAACAACGATCTTAATGATGCTATACGCGGCGCGCTGAAAGGGGATCGAAACGCATGCAGAAATTTTGCGTTGCAACGATCTTGGACCAAGACAGCAGAGCTTTTCATCGATAATATAGAGACAAGCCGCGCCACATGCTTTTCTTCATTTACGGCATAA
- a CDS encoding UDP-2,3-diacylglucosamine diphosphatase encodes MEQETEIKMPDVKHFRTLFISDVHLGSKGCQADLLLDFLRHHSADKVYLVGDIVDGWRLKKNWYWPQKHNDVVQKLLELARKGAQVFYLPGNHDEFLRDYLGTHFGGVTVVDRVVHETADGRRLLVIHGDQFDIVVRHAKWLATLGDGAYVFTIKMNTHVNKLRRAFGLSYWSLSAWAKSKVKGAVNFVGEFEKALCHEAERTKVDGVVCGHIHHATMHHDYGIEYINTGDWVESCTLVAENHDGTMEIIRWTELKNAVSPINTNDDQEMKKRKVIAA; translated from the coding sequence ATGGAACAAGAAACAGAGATTAAAATGCCGGATGTGAAACATTTTCGAACCCTGTTTATTTCCGATGTGCATCTTGGCTCAAAAGGATGCCAGGCTGATCTGCTGCTTGATTTTCTGAGACATCACAGTGCCGATAAAGTTTACCTTGTCGGTGATATTGTCGATGGTTGGCGATTGAAGAAAAACTGGTACTGGCCACAAAAACATAATGATGTTGTGCAAAAGCTTTTAGAGCTGGCTCGTAAAGGGGCGCAAGTCTTTTATCTGCCTGGCAATCATGACGAGTTTTTGCGCGATTATCTGGGAACCCATTTTGGTGGTGTTACGGTTGTTGATCGTGTTGTTCATGAAACAGCAGACGGTCGTCGTTTGCTTGTGATACATGGCGACCAATTCGATATTGTTGTGCGTCACGCGAAATGGTTGGCGACCCTTGGTGATGGGGCTTATGTTTTTACGATCAAAATGAACACACATGTGAATAAGTTGCGCCGCGCTTTTGGCCTTTCATATTGGTCATTGTCTGCTTGGGCCAAGAGCAAGGTGAAGGGGGCGGTTAATTTCGTAGGCGAATTTGAAAAAGCCCTTTGTCATGAGGCTGAGCGTACTAAGGTTGACGGCGTTGTTTGCGGCCATATTCATCACGCAACCATGCATCATGATTATGGTATCGAATATATCAACACGGGTGATTGGGTTGAGAGCTGTACACTTGTTGCAGAGAACCATGACGGAACAATGGAGATTATTCGTTGGACTGAATTGAAAAATGCCGTCAGCCCGATTAACACAAATGATGATCAAGAGATGAAAAAGCGCAAAGTAATTGCTGCTTAG
- a CDS encoding SDR family oxidoreductase, protein MDMGLKGRRAIICASSKGLGRGCAEALAHEGCEVIINGRSQDTLEATAAAIRAATGAKIIAVAADVGTKGGQQLLLEACPNPDILVNNNGGPPRKDYKELNREAMIDGVIQNMITPIELIQAVIDGMIERKFGRIVNITSLSVKMPIEGLDLSSGARAGLTGFMSGVCRTFTAHNVTMNNILPGKMDTDRLRGGIAGSAKAAGIDFEVAAQNARDGIPARRFGTAEEFGKTCCFLCSDHASYITGQNILLDGGLFNGAF, encoded by the coding sequence ATGGACATGGGATTAAAAGGCCGTAGAGCAATTATATGCGCATCGAGCAAGGGGTTGGGCCGAGGCTGCGCAGAAGCATTGGCGCATGAGGGATGCGAAGTCATTATCAATGGCCGTTCACAAGATACGCTGGAAGCCACAGCGGCCGCGATCCGCGCTGCAACAGGCGCAAAAATTATAGCAGTCGCTGCCGACGTTGGCACAAAGGGAGGTCAACAACTGCTGCTGGAGGCTTGTCCCAATCCCGACATCTTGGTCAATAACAATGGCGGACCACCGCGCAAAGACTATAAAGAACTCAACCGCGAGGCGATGATTGATGGCGTGATCCAAAATATGATCACACCGATTGAACTCATACAGGCGGTTATAGACGGCATGATAGAGCGCAAATTTGGTCGCATTGTTAACATCACATCGCTCTCGGTAAAAATGCCAATTGAGGGGCTTGATTTGTCATCCGGCGCCCGCGCTGGCCTCACGGGTTTTATGTCCGGTGTCTGCCGCACATTCACAGCCCACAATGTAACTATGAACAACATTTTGCCCGGAAAAATGGATACCGACCGCTTGCGTGGCGGCATTGCAGGATCGGCCAAAGCCGCAGGAATAGATTTTGAAGTCGCCGCCCAAAACGCGCGTGATGGCATCCCCGCGCGCCGCTTTGGTACTGCGGAAGAATTTGGCAAAACATGCTGTTTCTTATGTTCTGACCACGCGAGTTATATCACTGGCCAAAACATTCTGTTAGACGGCGGTCTGTTTAACGGAGCATTTTAA
- the thiD gene encoding bifunctional hydroxymethylpyrimidine kinase/phosphomethylpyrimidine kinase, with protein sequence MTSIALTIAGSDSSGGAGIQADLKTFSALGVYGASVVTALTAQNTQGVRAIHDVPPDFVRRQMDAVLSDIAVDAIKIGMLSNPAIIEVVSDGLADFDQLPIVLDPVMVATSGDPLLTSQSIAVLKDTLMQRADIITPNLHEAAVLTGLPMATNDDAIEKQARLMLDFGVRAVLLKGGHGGGDEARDFYCDGGVSFWLSAPRFEAQNTHGTGCTLSSAIAAGFAKKHSMQEALNAAKHYVTEAIKGADNLSIGKGHGPTHHFHDIW encoded by the coding sequence ATGACATCTATTGCGCTGACAATAGCAGGGTCTGACTCTAGTGGCGGAGCAGGTATTCAAGCAGACTTGAAGACATTTTCCGCCCTTGGCGTTTATGGCGCAAGCGTGGTGACGGCTTTAACCGCTCAAAACACGCAAGGGGTGCGTGCTATCCATGATGTGCCGCCCGATTTTGTGCGTAGGCAGATGGATGCGGTATTATCGGATATTGCGGTTGATGCGATTAAAATCGGAATGCTGTCTAACCCTGCGATCATTGAGGTGGTGTCAGATGGGCTTGCCGATTTTGATCAATTGCCGATTGTTCTTGATCCGGTGATGGTGGCAACATCGGGTGATCCTCTTTTGACGTCACAGTCAATTGCTGTTTTGAAAGATACACTCATGCAGCGTGCGGATATCATCACCCCCAATTTGCATGAAGCCGCTGTTTTGACCGGATTGCCGATGGCGACAAATGATGATGCGATTGAGAAACAAGCTCGATTGATGCTTGATTTTGGTGTGCGTGCTGTTTTGCTTAAAGGTGGGCACGGGGGAGGAGATGAAGCGCGCGATTTTTATTGTGATGGGGGTGTGAGCTTCTGGCTTTCTGCGCCGCGCTTTGAGGCGCAAAACACGCACGGAACAGGCTGCACATTATCGTCGGCAATTGCAGCGGGTTTTGCAAAGAAACATTCAATGCAAGAGGCATTGAATGCGGCGAAGCATTATGTGACGGAGGCTATCAAAGGGGCTGATAACCTAAGCATCGGTAAGGGGCATGGTCCCACGCACCATTTTCATGATATTTGGTGA
- a CDS encoding xanthine dehydrogenase family protein molybdopterin-binding subunit — MNELAPIKFGQKTSIGSSALRKEDDRFVTGQGRYSGDHTPEGALSGYMVRSSHAHARFLIGGLKEARALSGVHLILTHEDIADLGSMPCMIPLGENSEGAAYREPPRPALSDGIVRYVGDPIAFICADNKQIAADAAALLDIKYEPLEAVVGSENALANGAPRVWPGFGKNNIAAEAAVGDKAATKDAFEKAHHVIELKVINNRLVCNYMESRVCVAEYDARVDLITMTLGTQGVHSIRDSLAKTILKMDTSKLRVITPDVGGGFGTKGFMYHEYPLCAVAARRLKRAVKWEGDRSDHFVADAHGRDNVSTARLALDKQGKFLALDVAILADMGAYLSQYSVIIPWFGASMATGLYDIPVLHAHVTSVFTNTTPTDAYRGAGRPEGAYLLERLVNHAALEIGMDANELRRLNFIKPEQFPYTTPSGRCYDVGEFDGHLTRAMEVADWDSFEARRLESETRGKLRGIGQASYVEACAFAGSEPAFIDLNDDGTVTLLIGTQSTGQGHQTAYAQFISAQLNLSLDQIHVRQGDTNELAKGGGTGGSRSIPIGGVSVDRAAVDLSKKIKEVASDKLEVSTGDLELTDGEVWVVGTDRSLSFADIATISDEALQGIGEIQQHEATYPNGTHICELEVDVETGCVEILGYTAIDDFGVTVNPLLLAGQVHGGIVQGIGQALHERTVYDESGQLLSASFMDYAMPRADDLPYLYFETRNVPSTTNALGIKGAGEAGSIGSCPSVMNALVDALHHGYGIKHIDMPALPQSIWAAIEAAK; from the coding sequence ATGAACGAATTGGCGCCGATTAAGTTTGGTCAAAAAACAAGTATCGGTTCATCCGCATTGCGCAAGGAAGATGACCGTTTTGTAACAGGGCAAGGGCGCTATTCCGGTGATCATACGCCTGAGGGTGCGCTTAGCGGTTATATGGTGCGTTCTTCCCATGCTCATGCACGTTTCTTGATTGGTGGTTTGAAAGAAGCTCGGGCGCTCAGTGGTGTCCATCTTATTCTAACGCATGAAGATATCGCTGATCTTGGGTCAATGCCCTGTATGATACCGCTTGGAGAGAATAGCGAGGGCGCTGCCTATCGTGAGCCACCTCGACCTGCTTTAAGCGATGGTATTGTGCGCTATGTGGGCGACCCGATTGCTTTTATTTGTGCTGATAACAAACAAATTGCGGCGGATGCAGCAGCGCTTCTCGATATTAAATATGAGCCTTTGGAGGCCGTGGTCGGTTCTGAAAACGCACTGGCTAATGGCGCGCCCCGCGTGTGGCCGGGTTTTGGCAAAAATAATATAGCAGCTGAGGCAGCGGTGGGTGACAAGGCCGCTACTAAGGATGCTTTTGAAAAAGCCCATCATGTGATCGAACTTAAAGTTATCAATAATCGACTTGTTTGTAATTACATGGAGTCGAGGGTTTGTGTTGCTGAATATGATGCGCGTGTTGATTTGATAACAATGACGCTTGGAACCCAAGGGGTGCATTCTATTCGAGACAGCCTTGCGAAGACCATTCTCAAGATGGACACATCAAAATTGCGGGTTATCACGCCGGATGTTGGTGGTGGATTTGGTACAAAGGGGTTTATGTATCATGAATATCCACTGTGCGCGGTGGCCGCACGTCGTTTGAAGCGGGCTGTGAAATGGGAAGGGGATCGCTCAGACCATTTTGTTGCCGATGCCCATGGCCGCGACAATGTTTCAACTGCGCGTTTGGCTCTAGATAAGCAGGGCAAGTTTCTGGCGCTTGATGTGGCAATTCTGGCTGATATGGGCGCCTATCTGTCTCAGTATTCGGTTATCATTCCGTGGTTTGGGGCGTCGATGGCAACCGGTCTTTATGATATTCCCGTACTTCATGCTCATGTGACAAGCGTTTTTACCAATACAACACCGACTGATGCGTATCGCGGGGCGGGGCGGCCTGAAGGAGCTTATTTACTGGAGCGGCTTGTCAATCATGCCGCACTTGAAATCGGTATGGATGCCAATGAGCTGCGGCGGCTCAATTTCATCAAGCCGGAACAATTTCCTTATACAACCCCATCAGGGCGATGTTATGATGTGGGTGAATTTGACGGCCATTTAACGCGTGCCATGGAAGTAGCAGACTGGGATAGTTTTGAGGCGCGGCGGCTTGAGAGTGAAACGCGCGGTAAGCTGCGCGGTATAGGACAAGCATCTTATGTTGAGGCTTGCGCGTTTGCTGGTTCTGAACCCGCTTTCATCGATCTGAATGATGATGGCACAGTGACGCTTCTCATAGGCACACAGTCGACAGGGCAAGGCCATCAAACAGCCTATGCGCAATTCATATCGGCGCAGCTTAATCTATCGCTTGATCAGATCCATGTGCGTCAAGGTGACACCAATGAGCTTGCCAAGGGCGGCGGTACTGGCGGGTCGCGTTCTATCCCGATTGGTGGTGTGTCAGTGGACAGGGCTGCGGTTGATTTGTCGAAAAAAATTAAGGAAGTCGCCAGTGATAAATTGGAAGTGTCTACCGGTGATCTGGAATTAACGGATGGTGAAGTGTGGGTGGTTGGTACCGACCGTTCTCTCTCTTTTGCAGATATTGCAACCATTAGTGATGAGGCGCTTCAAGGCATTGGTGAAATCCAACAGCATGAGGCAACCTATCCAAATGGGACGCATATTTGCGAACTTGAGGTTGATGTGGAAACCGGCTGCGTCGAGATTTTAGGCTATACGGCGATTGATGATTTTGGCGTGACGGTGAATCCATTACTTTTGGCGGGGCAGGTGCATGGTGGTATTGTGCAGGGTATCGGGCAGGCGCTACATGAGCGCACGGTTTACGATGAAAGTGGTCAATTATTGTCTGCTAGCTTTATGGATTATGCCATGCCGCGTGCTGATGATCTGCCTTATTTATATTTTGAAACCCGCAATGTGCCTTCTACCACTAATGCGCTTGGAATAAAGGGGGCGGGCGAGGCTGGTTCGATTGGCTCTTGCCCATCGGTTATGAATGCTCTGGTTGATGCCTTGCACCATGGCTACGGGATCAAGCACATCGATATGCCAGCTCTGCCGCAGAGCATATGGGCTGCTATTGAGGCTGCGAAATGA
- a CDS encoding DMT family transporter — protein MDTSPPPPPLSKFPLLIWWQRQNGNVRGGLWMLVAALMFSISVAIIKTIGERISIFEILFFRQLGMIILASPVVIRGLPGSLITKRPDLQVLRVIFATLAMTLGFSAFIHLPLSEATAIGFSKTMFITIFAILFLKETVGIRRWSAVLIGFIGVLVMITPQDGWISFSGFNIWSLSALAGAAAAGLVMVIIRKLTKVDQPITILSYQAVLVGVLMALPTYYYWIMPTWEEWLLLGVLSLFSVFAQMCNIRAYKVGEATAISSIDYTRLIYASVLGWLLFAEIPHLNTLAGAAIIIAASLYTLNREAKRGKELARAKESRVYNQ, from the coding sequence ATGGATACCTCACCCCCGCCTCCACCTTTATCAAAATTTCCGCTGCTTATCTGGTGGCAACGTCAGAACGGCAATGTCAGAGGTGGACTATGGATGCTTGTTGCTGCCTTAATGTTTTCCATTAGCGTCGCCATCATCAAAACAATTGGCGAGCGTATTTCTATTTTTGAAATCTTGTTTTTCCGCCAACTTGGCATGATCATCCTCGCCTCACCCGTCGTTATCCGTGGATTGCCCGGTTCCTTAATCACCAAACGACCAGATTTACAGGTTTTACGTGTCATCTTCGCAACGCTTGCCATGACACTCGGCTTTTCAGCCTTCATCCATCTGCCCTTATCGGAAGCCACAGCCATCGGCTTCTCAAAAACGATGTTCATCACCATCTTTGCCATCCTCTTTTTAAAAGAAACTGTTGGCATAAGGCGTTGGTCTGCGGTTCTCATCGGGTTTATCGGTGTTCTAGTGATGATAACGCCACAAGATGGCTGGATTTCTTTTTCAGGATTTAATATCTGGTCGCTTTCCGCATTGGCGGGTGCAGCAGCGGCTGGTCTTGTCATGGTGATCATCAGAAAACTGACAAAAGTAGACCAGCCAATCACCATTCTATCCTATCAAGCCGTTCTGGTCGGCGTCCTAATGGCTCTGCCCACCTATTATTATTGGATCATGCCCACATGGGAAGAATGGCTCTTACTCGGTGTTTTGAGTTTGTTTTCAGTCTTTGCTCAAATGTGCAACATCAGAGCCTATAAAGTGGGTGAAGCAACGGCCATTTCATCCATTGATTACACTCGTCTGATCTATGCATCCGTGCTTGGCTGGTTACTCTTTGCTGAAATACCACACCTCAACACATTGGCGGGTGCTGCCATCATTATTGCTGCCTCGCTCTATACCCTCAACCGCGAAGCCAAACGCGGCAAAGAACTGGCGCGAGCAAAAGAGAGCCGTGTGTACAACCAATGA
- the pgi gene encoding glucose-6-phosphate isomerase → MNSTMIPALERLAKAIRTDHLRDLFERDPQRFKNFSVHAEGILLDYSKNQINQDVMDGLFALARERGVAERRQAMFAAEPINETEGRAVLHMALRAPRDADFSVDGKSVMGDIHGVLEAMEAFSNDVRKGTIKGATGKAFRDVVNIGIGGSDLGPVMVVSALEPYHDGPRCHFVSNVDGAHMSDTLKDLDPETTLVLVCSKTFTTHETMTNAASARAWLSEALGEAAVKDHFAAISTNIAKAEEFGINAERIFGFWDWVGGRYSVWSAIGLSVMLAVGPAHFRRFLAGAHAMDEHFVEAPLEQNLPVILGLLGVWYRNFMDCPTHGVMPYDQRLSRFSAYLQQLDMESNGKQMGLDGVKVSHQTGPVIWGEPGTNGQHAFYQLIHQGTMVIPCDFLLAANAQEDLGDHHAILSANCFAQAEALMLGKTIEEVREELSATGMSDDEIEALAPHKVFPGNRPSNVLLYETLDPYRLGSLIALYEHKVFVQGVIWGVNSYDQWGVELGKQLAVRLLPMVRDGAPVENKDSSTSGLIAALHQLKN, encoded by the coding sequence ATGAATAGTACAATGATACCTGCGTTAGAGCGGCTTGCAAAGGCAATACGTACAGATCATTTGCGGGATTTATTCGAGCGTGACCCCCAAAGATTCAAGAATTTCTCTGTTCATGCGGAAGGTATCCTGCTTGATTATTCTAAAAATCAGATCAATCAAGATGTGATGGATGGATTGTTTGCGCTTGCGCGTGAGCGCGGGGTGGCTGAAAGGCGACAAGCCATGTTTGCCGCTGAGCCCATCAATGAAACCGAAGGGCGCGCTGTGCTTCATATGGCGTTGCGCGCACCACGGGACGCTGATTTTAGTGTCGATGGCAAATCCGTTATGGGTGATATCCACGGCGTTCTAGAGGCGATGGAAGCCTTTTCTAATGATGTGCGCAAAGGCACGATCAAAGGGGCAACGGGCAAGGCTTTCCGTGATGTTGTGAATATTGGCATAGGTGGCTCTGATCTTGGGCCAGTTATGGTGGTCTCTGCCTTAGAGCCATATCATGACGGACCGCGCTGCCATTTTGTATCGAATGTGGATGGCGCTCATATGAGCGACACCTTAAAAGACCTTGATCCAGAGACCACACTTGTTCTGGTGTGCTCCAAAACCTTTACCACCCATGAAACCATGACAAATGCTGCTTCTGCACGTGCATGGCTGAGTGAGGCCTTGGGTGAGGCGGCGGTTAAAGACCACTTTGCTGCAATTTCGACTAATATCGCCAAGGCCGAGGAATTCGGTATCAATGCTGAGCGTATTTTTGGTTTCTGGGATTGGGTAGGCGGGCGTTATTCTGTTTGGTCGGCCATCGGCCTTTCTGTGATGTTGGCGGTGGGACCAGCTCATTTCCGTCGTTTTCTTGCGGGTGCTCATGCGATGGATGAGCATTTTGTTGAAGCACCGCTTGAACAAAATTTACCCGTGATACTTGGTTTACTTGGGGTCTGGTATCGTAACTTTATGGATTGCCCAACCCATGGTGTGATGCCTTATGATCAGCGCCTTTCGCGGTTCTCAGCTTATTTGCAGCAGCTTGATATGGAAAGTAACGGCAAGCAAATGGGCTTGGATGGTGTGAAAGTTTCTCATCAAACCGGCCCCGTTATTTGGGGTGAGCCGGGGACGAATGGTCAACACGCTTTTTATCAATTGATCCATCAAGGGACGATGGTCATTCCTTGTGATTTTCTTCTGGCGGCGAATGCACAAGAAGATTTAGGGGACCATCATGCCATCTTGAGCGCGAATTGTTTTGCGCAAGCTGAAGCTTTAATGTTGGGCAAAACAATTGAAGAAGTGCGCGAAGAGTTGAGCGCAACCGGGATGAGTGACGATGAGATTGAAGCGCTCGCACCGCACAAAGTTTTCCCCGGAAACCGACCAAGCAATGTTCTTTTATACGAGACGCTTGATCCATATCGGCTTGGTAGTCTGATTGCGCTTTATGAACACAAGGTTTTTGTGCAAGGCGTTATTTGGGGCGTGAATTCTTATGACCAATGGGGCGTTGAGCTGGGCAAACAGCTTGCCGTACGGCTCTTGCCTATGGTGCGTGATGGTGCGCCCGTTGAGAATAAGGATTCTTCTACATCGGGTTTGATAGCAGCTCTGCATCAACTCAAAAACTGA
- a CDS encoding ROK family protein, with translation MKIIRNKADTELVRQQNRSLVLEALRTHGALASIELGENTKLSPATISAITNDMLSERLIEMDKEETAKTRNAMRGRPKVKLKLAAEAALVLGIRITHNKMSFWLADFCGAIKAHQAMNIDTADVSRETFSQVLVEKATSFLLSQNIDAAQLSIISAACQGSVDADKGEIIWSPAFTARDIAVGAPLTQKFGCPCIVANDTNTIAHLLHVEHETLTESFAVMYLGSGIGLGLYVNGALIEGSHGSASEFGHMLWQDDGALCRCGRQGCIEAYASDFGIYRTANEQLKDTPPKDITPSQQEMDELAMTARNGDKAALAAFNLAGKAIGDGLSNLVMLVNPRDILITGPGVTQFDLLKPSIDSALFHATRNGHRPNITVLDDERDLIKAGLLALATTHLDREIFARRVSVADVAARHAMSST, from the coding sequence ATGAAAATAATTCGTAATAAGGCAGATACTGAGCTGGTTCGCCAGCAAAACCGCTCGCTGGTTCTGGAAGCCTTGCGCACCCATGGCGCTTTAGCAAGCATTGAGCTTGGAGAAAACACAAAACTCAGCCCAGCGACCATTTCTGCGATCACCAATGACATGCTGTCCGAACGACTGATAGAAATGGATAAGGAAGAGACCGCCAAAACGCGCAATGCCATGCGCGGTCGCCCCAAGGTCAAACTAAAACTTGCTGCGGAAGCAGCCCTTGTCCTTGGCATTCGCATCACACACAACAAAATGTCTTTTTGGCTGGCTGATTTTTGCGGCGCCATTAAAGCACATCAAGCTATGAATATTGATACCGCCGATGTAAGTCGCGAGACTTTCAGTCAGGTCCTCGTAGAAAAAGCGACTTCATTCCTGTTAAGCCAAAACATCGATGCCGCACAACTCTCAATCATCAGTGCTGCATGTCAGGGGTCGGTTGATGCTGACAAAGGTGAAATTATATGGAGCCCTGCCTTCACCGCTAGAGATATCGCCGTTGGCGCACCTCTAACCCAAAAGTTTGGCTGCCCCTGCATTGTTGCCAATGATACCAATACAATTGCCCACCTTCTGCATGTGGAACATGAAACACTCACAGAATCATTCGCCGTTATGTATCTCGGGTCAGGGATCGGGTTAGGTCTTTATGTGAATGGTGCACTGATTGAAGGTTCTCATGGATCCGCGTCCGAGTTTGGCCATATGCTTTGGCAAGATGACGGTGCGCTGTGCCGTTGCGGACGCCAAGGATGCATTGAAGCTTATGCTTCTGATTTCGGTATATACAGAACAGCGAATGAACAACTGAAGGATACACCGCCCAAGGACATAACCCCCTCTCAACAAGAGATGGATGAACTTGCTATGACTGCGCGTAATGGTGACAAAGCGGCTCTTGCTGCTTTCAATCTGGCAGGAAAAGCTATCGGCGATGGCTTAAGTAATCTCGTCATGCTGGTCAATCCACGCGATATTCTCATAACGGGTCCAGGCGTGACTCAGTTTGATTTATTGAAACCTTCTATCGATAGCGCTCTTTTTCATGCAACACGCAATGGCCATAGGCCTAATATAACGGTTCTGGATGACGAGCGTGATTTAATAAAAGCAGGACTATTAGCGCTGGCGACCACGCACCTTGACCGCGAAATATTCGCTAGACGGGTCAGCGTTGCAGATGTTGCTGCCCGCCACGCAATGAGCTCTACTTAA